One window of Tachysurus vachellii isolate PV-2020 chromosome 21, HZAU_Pvac_v1, whole genome shotgun sequence genomic DNA carries:
- the uts2r5 gene encoding urotensin-2 receptor translates to MGTRMNDSSVFVNGSLPFSETPVFSQDMLITFLLGAVLALMFLVGTAGNVYTLVVMNIAIRVTGTMYIYIVNLALADLLYLCTIPFVVCTYFAKDWYFGDIGCRVLFSLDFLTMHASIFMLTVMSTERYVAVLRPLDTFTRSRHYRRALTCAVWLVSFTLSLPTMIMIELRTSLRDGLEKRICHPTWQMTAYKVYLTILFNTCILAPGCVIGFLYLKLARTYWTSQTTVFSASRDSSRTKCHKQKVLYMIFGIVLTYWACFVPFWLWQLLSVYYFEHEKLSHKTMVCVNFIVTCLAYSNSCINPFLYTLLTRNYQEYLRDRQKCSTGFKKRFHRSSQRSVSSGSHQFTL, encoded by the coding sequence ATGGGGACACGCATGAATGACTCAAGCGTATTTGTCAACGGGTCTTTGCCTTTTTCTGAGACCCCTGTGTTCTCTCAGGACATGCTAATAACGTTTCTCTTAGGCGCTGTCCTGGCTCTGATGTTTCTAGTGGGTACTGCTGGAAACGTGTACACCCTGGTGGTGATGAACATTGCGATACGAGTAACCGGCACTATGTACATCTACATCGTGAACTTGGCATTAGCCGACCTGCTCTACCTGTGCACTATTCCATTTGTGGTGTGCACTTACTTCGCAAAAGACTGGTATTTTGGTGACATTGGCTGCCGCGTGCTCTTCAGCCTCGACTTCCTGACTATGCACGCCAGCATCTTCATGCTGACCGTGATGAGTACGGAACGCTATGTGGCCGTGCTCAGACCTCTGGACACCTTCACTCGTTCCAGGCACTACAGACGCGCACTCACCTGTGCCGTCTGGCTTGTCtccttcactctttctctccccacCATGATCATGATCGAGCTCCGGACGAGCCTCCGAGACGGGCTTGAGAAGCGGATTTGCCACCCCACCTGGCAGATGACTGCCTACAAAGTCTACCTGACCATCCTCTTCAACACCTGTATCCTGGCGCCTGGATGCGTCATCGGGTTCCTCTATCTCAAGTTAGCCAGAACTTACTGGACGTCCCAAACCACGGTGTTCTCCGCCTCCAGAGATTCAAGCAGGACTAAATGCCACAAACAGAAAGTACTATACATGATCTTCGGTATAGTTCTTACGTACTGGGCATGTTTTGTGCCTTTCTGGTTATGGCAGCTGCTTAGCGTTTATTATTTCGAACATGAGAAGCTCTCTCATAAAACGATGGTGTGCGTGAACTTCATTGTGACTTGTCTGGCTTACAGCAACAGCTGCATCAACCCTTTTCTGTACACGCTGCTGACCAGAAACTACCAGGAGTATCTGAGAGACAGGCAGAAGTGCAGCACTGGGTTTAAAAAGAGATTCCATCGTTCATCTCAGAGGTCTGTGTCATCTGGGAGTCACCAGTTTACACTTTAA